GCGGTTGCCGCGCGACCGGGTCGTTATCGTGGCTACCGGGACGCAGGGGGAGCCGCGATCCGCTCTTGCGCGAATGGCGATCGATCAGCACAAGGAGCTCAAAGTGCTTCCGGGGGACCGGGTGGTGCTTTCGTCGCGTTTCATTCCGGGGAACGAGCGGGCGATTTTTTCCATCGTAAACCACATGTATCGCCGGGGGGCGGAAGTCTTCACGAACCGAGGTTCGGATATCCATGTATCGGGGCATGCGTACCGGGAAGACCTGAAGACCATGCTGAAGACAGTCCGGCCGCAATATTTCGTGCCGGTGCACGGGGAATTTCGGCATTTGGTGGAGCATGTGAAACTAGCGCACGAGACCGGAATGCCGAAGGAGAGGGCCTTTCTGCTCGAAGACGGCATGGGGGTTACATTTTCCGGCGGGGTTGCCAAGCGCCTTCCGCCGCTCGATCTGCGCCGGTCTGTATTGGACGGTCGCGAACTGGGAGACATCGGAAGCGCGGTCCTGCGCGACCGCCGCCAATTGGCGGAAACCGGGATGGTGGTGGTGGTGGCGATTTTGGACGCGCATTCCGGCGAACTGGTTCGCGGACCCGAACTCTTCGCCAGAGGCGTGGCGTTTGAGGAAGTGGCCGAGGATCTCATGGCGGAAGCCAAGGAGGTCGTTCGCGACACATTGGAGGATTTTGGCCCCGAGGCGCGCACGGAGAACGTCGCCGTGCAGGAGGAGATCCGCCTGGCCCTCCGCCGATTCTTCAAAAACGCCCTCGACCGCAAGCCGGTCGTTATTCCGATCGTCCTCGAGGTTTGACAGACAGCGGCGGCGTCGCCACGCCTCAGTTTTTTAAAGTTTGCACGGCGCGCTGCATCAGAGTATAGCCCGTTCGAAGTGCTCTCCCACTCCCAACCTGATGTGAGGTGATTTGTGCGAAATATAAAGTTCCTTTTAACAGTTTCGGTAACCCTGATGCTCGGCGGTCTGGTCAGACCGACGGCGACTTTGGGAGCTCCCTGTGTCCCCGATGACGGCGACCGGATCTTTGGGGGTAGCGTCGATCCTTCGGGAGTGGCAGTGGATACCGCCGGGAATCTTTATGTGGCAGATTACGCAGGCGACCAGGTACTCGGATACAACAGCCCCCTTACGGACCAGACCGCTGACCGGATGCTTGTGGGCCTCAATGATCCCAAAGGCATCGCGTTCGGCCCTGACGGCAACCTATATGTCGTGGATACTAAAAACAAGCAGGTTGTCAGGTACAATAGCCCTTCTTTCTCGGGTCCCTTCTCCGTACTTGGATCTACAACCCATCTCTATTGGTTGGCGATCGACTCCCTCGGCAAATTCTATGTCTCGGATCTGAAACGCGTGTTTATCTTCGACTTTGGCAGTGGGGTGACCACCATCAATGTTCCCTTCGCGATAGGGGGGCTGGCCGTGGACGGTGCGGGCAATCTCTTTGTCTCGGATCCGAAGGGTGGCCGTGTGTTTGAGTATGACAGTCCCCACGTAACAAACCAGGCACCGAACAGGACGATTACAGGATTAAATACTCCTATAGGTTTGACCTACGCCGGCGGCAAGCTCTATGTTGCGGACAACGGTGACAACCAGATCGTGGTTTATGATAACCCGACCACGAACCTGACTCCAGACGGGTTCATCGGGGCTGGAGAACTCCATAGTCCTGACGGTGTGGCAGTAGATGGGTCCGGCAATGTCTTTGTGATGGAGGAGTACAGCAATCGCGTCCTGGAGTTCGACGCTAACCATGTTACGGGAGCATCGAATATTCAGCTCGTTAGCGGTTCCCCAATGGGGGGGAACAGCGCGACCCTGTCGTGGGCGACGACGGCTGAAACCGACCTCGAAGGCTTTAACGTCGCAGCGTGTGACAATAAGGGCACCCGCGTTCAGCTGAATCCGAGCCTGATCCGGTGCGAGCAGTGTATTACCGGACTGGGAAGCTCGTATTCGTTCATCGTCCCCGACAAGCCGGCCGGGAGCACGGACGTCTTCATTGAAGTGGTGCACCAGAATACCACGGTGGAAACCTTCGGCCCGGCTCAGTAAAACGGTATGGACTGGATACGCGGCTCCGCCCTCTGAGGACAGCGTTCGGGAGTTTTTACCGGGATGGTCGGTCTGATCGCGATTCTGGACGCTCACTCGGGGCAACTGGTTCGCGGCCCCGAACTCTTCGCCAGGGGTCTGGCATTTGAAGAGACGGCTGAGGACCTTTCAGAAAGCCTTTCGCGCGTTACCAGGGTTGCGGCAAGGAGTGCTCGGAGACCTCAGAAATCGAACGCTATTTTTTTATTTTTAATGGACATCTATTTGTTATTATTGTTTATTTTATAATAATTGTAAACACGTTAAAAGTGTGCTACACATAAAGCCGTGCAAGATAAGACGCAATCTGGAAAGGATAAGAAGCGAAATCTCACGCTCCGCTTGGACGCAAACTTGATCCGAAAAGCGCGTGTTTTGGCCGCTCAGCGGGGGGCATCCATCAGTCGATTGCTCTCAAAACAGATCGAACTGCTCGTTCGCGACGAAGATCGGTACAACGTCGCCAAACGGAAATCACTTGAATGGATAAGACAGGGCTTTCATTTGGGAGGAAAGATCACAGCGACGCGGGATGAATGGCATGAACGATGACACGTTTGTGGATACGAATGTACTCATTTATGCCCACGATTTAGACGCGGGCCGAAAGCATGAGATTGCTGCCGATCTTCTCGAGAAACTCTGGACAAACCGGCGCGGCGTCCTGAGCACGCAAGTGCTTCAGGAATTTTATGTGAATGTTACGCGCAAGATTTCTCACCCGATTTCCAAGTCAACAGCGCGCGAAATTGTGTCGGGATACACGGCGTGGAAGGTGGAAAATGTAACGAGCGACCACGTTCTGCGAGCCTCCGAGTTGGAGGAACGTCACCAACTTTCCTTTTGGGATGCGCTTATCGTTTCCGCCGCCCTTTCGGCCGGGGCCGAACGGGTTCTTTCGGAGGATATGAGCCACCAACAGGGGATTCTTGGACTGCGGATTGAAAATCCGTTCGTGCCCTAGTCGGCCCCTGCGGTCTCCGCTTTACTGTGTTCCGAGCCGCCGATCGGACGGCGTCCCGCGGAATCAAAGACTCTCCATCATTCTCACCTTCATCGACACGTTGCGCCTAGACGCGCCTCGGATATAATTTCTGGAATCGTTGGGCGTTGCGGATGGCTAAAGAAAAAGAAGATTTATCGACCCCACTTCGCGATCTGGCGGGATTTCTTTTATTGGCGTTCGCGATTTTTCTTTTCCTTTCCCTGATCAGTTACAGCCCCCTCGACCCCTCGCTCAATACAAAAGTGGCGGGATCTCCGTCCGCCGTGCACAACTGGTGCGGGATCGGCGGGAGTTACGCGTCCGACATTTTCATGCAGCTTTTTGGGTTTGCGTCGTTTTTCGTCCCGTTCGCTTTGGTGGGCGTGGCTTGGGCGGTCGTCTTTCGGAAAAGCTGGCAAGGGGCTTCGGCCCAAGCTTCGGGCTTTATTCTCCTGGTTCTGGCGGCCACGCTCTTCTTGGCCTTGGCCGCGGGCGACGCGGCTCGGTTCCCCCCATGGGGAGGGGTGACCGGGTTTCTGCTCCGGAAACTCTGCCTCGCGTATGTCGGAACCATCGGCGCACTGCTGGCCGGCCTAACCGCTCTGGCCGTGGCGTTGGTTCTTTCCGTTCGGCTGACGTTTGAAGCGTTCGTCGGAAAGCTCTCGTTCCTGGGTGATGCTTTCCTCCATTCCCGGGAGATCCTTGCAAGAGCGTGGCAGCGTGTGAACCGATCCGCAGCACGTTTCCTGGAGCTGGAGGAAAAGAAGATTGAGAAGGGGATGGCCAAGATCCGCGCCGATGTGGGCGAGCCGTCGATCTCGGTTTCGGACAGCATCAAAGTCGCCGGAGAGGTGGTGACGGAAAACGTACTTATGGATGATTTTTCGATCGAGGCTCCGGCGAAAGAAATCCCCATCGTTTTTCCCAAGGCCAGCGACCGGCGTTCGATGCCCCAGTTCCATACGATGGAAGAGGAACCGGAAGAGGCCAAAGCGCACAAAGATAAGCGGGACATCCGAACCTACAAGCTCCCCGACATTTCGCTCTTGGACGCTCCGGAAGAACAGTCGATCGCGATCGATCGCGAGGAGCTCTTCCGAAACGCCCAGACGTTGGAACAGAAGCTCAAGGACTTTGGTGTCTTCGGGAAGGTGGTGGAAGTTCAGCCCGGCCCGGTGATCACGATGTACGAGTTTGAGCCGGCACCCGGCATCAAAGTCACGCACGTCACACGATTGAACGACGATCTGGCGCTCGCCCTCAAAGCCATGTCCGTTCGCATCACTCCTCTGCCCGGGAAAGCGGTGATCGGAATCGAAGTCGCCAACCGCCAACGCCAGGTGGTTTATCTCAAGGACGTCATCGCCGACGACGTCTTCAAACAGGGTTCGTCCCGCCTGACGTTCGCTCTGGGCAAAGATATCTCCGGCACGCCTTTTGTGACCGATCTCCGAAAAATGCCGCATCTTTTGGTGGCGGGCGCCACAGGCTCCGGAAAGTCGGTTTCGGTCAACAGCATGATTCTCTCGGTGCTTTACAAATCGACGCCGGACGAAGTGCGGATGATTCTCGTCGATCCGAAGATGTTGGAATTGTCTTTTTACGACAACATCCCGCACCTGTTGCTTCCCGTGGTGACCGACCCGAGGAAAGCCTCGGCGGCGCTCCGGTGGGCCGTACTCGAAATGGAGCATCGGTACCGGTTTATGGCCGACATCGGCGTACGGAACATCGAAGGTTACAACAAGAAGGTGCCCAAAATTCTGGACGGGAAGGTGTCGCCGGAGGAAGCGAAGAAAAGCGCCCAAGATCTTTCCCTTCCCGAAGATCTCTTGGCGTCCGGAGAGAAAGTGAAACCCGAAGAACACACGGGTCCGATGCCGTACATCATGATCGTCATCGACGAGCTGGCCGACCTCATGATGATTTCCAGCCGGGAGGTCGAGGAATCGATCATTCGTCTTTCTCAAATGGCTCGCGCGGCCGGGATCCACCTTCTTCTGGCGACGCAAAGACCGTCCGTGGATGTCATCACGGGCGTCATCAAGGCCAATATGCCCGCGCGAATTTCGTTTCAGGTTTCGTCCAAGATCGATTCCCGGACGATTCTCGACGCCAACGGCGCGGAACTTCTCTTGGGCGCCGGCGACATGCTCTTCCTGCCGCCGGGGACGTCCAAGCTGGAGCGAATTCACGGCGCTTTCGTCACCGACAACGAAGTAAAACGGGTGACCGACTTCTGGAAGGAACAGGGTTCGCCCGACTACGATCATGAGATATTGCGCGTACAGCAGGAAGAGATGGAGCGGGAAGCCTCGGGGGAGGGCGAGGACAACGAGATGTACCAACAGGCGCTCAACATCATCCGTCTTCACCGAGTGGCGTCCATCTCCATGATCCAGCGGAAACTTCGGATCGGTTACAACCGGGCGGCGCGGATCGTGGAGAGGATGGACGACGAGGGGTGGCTGGCGCCGGGCGAAGTGGGCAAGCCGCGCGAAGTCCGCATGAGTCGATTTGAAGTTTGATTCACAACATCGAGGAACAGAAAACGACGATTGGGCTCCGGTCCCGACGGGAGCCCCCAAGTCCATGCTCATGCTTGCGCGTGGACTTGGGGATCCCCGTCGGGCCACCCAATCGTCGTTTTAACCGCGATGATCTGGTTCCATATTCGCCAAATTGCTCGACCGACCTCGCCGCATCTCGTTTTCTTCGCTGTGCTTTGTTTAATAAGTGGTCAGAGCGTCGCGCGGGAAGATCTGGTTGTTTTATATACGGGAAATACGAGGGGGGAGGTGGGGCCGTGCGGGTGCGCGACGGAGAATTTGGGCGGGTTGGCCCGCCGGGCCGCGTTCGTGCGCGGCGAAAGAGGACGCGGCGTTCCCCTTCTCCTGGTCGATTCGGGGGACGACCTTTCGTACGCTCCCATCGCCACGTTGCCGGTCCATTTACGGAAGGAAGCCGATCGAAGCGCTCAGCTGATTTCCCGCATTTACGAGTCCCTGCAGTACGACGCCATCTTGCGCGGGGAGGCCGATATTTTCGACGGCCGCGGTTTCGGGTCTCCCGAATTCGATCGTTCGCCGGCGCTCCGGATCGTGGAAAGGTCGGGATGGCGTGTCGCCATTTTCGGTTTCGGATCCCCAAACCTTTTTCCCCGGTTCGACGAGAATTGGAGAGCCGAAATTGCGAAGATTCGGCCGAAAGTCGACCTAGTTCTCGTTCTCGCGCATATCGCCGAGACGGAGATTTCCGGCATCGCGAAGGTCCTCAAGCGCGGAGACATCGTGATCCTCGGGCATACGGGGAAACACCTAGACGATCCAATCCTTCGGAAGGATGTTCTTTTTTTCGAAGCGGACTATCGCGGGCAATTTGTCGGCAAACTCCAGCTGCATCTGGAAAGCGATAAGCTGTCGACAAAAAATCAGATCGATCGATTGCGGCTGGAAGACGATCTCCGCTTTTCGGAAGAACCCGCAGCCCGGAAGCAAATCGAGGAGCGAATTAAATCCCTGGGCCCCCGCCCCAAAAGCTGGTACGCGAATGAGCTTGTTCCCTTAAGCGAACGAGTTTCGCCGGACCGCGAAATTCTGAAACAGGTTGAATCGGTGACGAGGAAAAACTAGTCTGCATCGCATGTTCAAGAAAATAATTCCGGCAGCGTGCCTTCTGACTTGGGCGGTGTCCGCAAACGGCGCCGAGGTTCAGGGAGTCGTCGATCAACTCCAAAAGAGCTACGACCATATTCAATCGATCGAAGCGAATTTCGAGCAAACGTATCGCTCCAAGCGATTCGACGAAAAGATAAATCGAGGGAAGCTGGCGATCGTAAAACCGGGCAAGATGCGATGGGACTACCGTGAACCCAAAGGAAAGGTTCTGGTGTCCAACGGCAAGGAAATTCTCTTATACGACCCCGAAGATCACCAGGCGCTGGTCACGCCTCAGCCGGCGCAAAGCGACCTTCCGGTGGCGTTGGCGTTCTTGTGGGGTGGCGCCAAATTGACCGACAAATTCACGGTCTCGCTGAAGGGCGAAAAAAAAACAGAAGATAAACAGGAAACGACGCTTCGTTGTCTCCCGAAGGAGCCGATTCCGAACGTGAAGGAAGTTTTCCTGACCGTTCGGTCGGGCGAGCCGATGCTGGTGGTCGCATCCCGCGTGATCGACTCGTTGGAGGGAGAAAGTGAAATCCGCTTTACGGATATTCGCGTGAACCCTTCGATCGAGAACCGGCGCTTCGAATTCAAACCTCCTAAAAATACGCCGATCGTCTCTATGCCAAGCTTGAACGTGAAGCCGTAAAATCTCACGCTCTAGTCCGAGTTCCGGAATTCGAGGAAGCTGAATTGTTTACTTTGCGGGCCCTTTGACAATCAGCCGCGCGAATTCCTTGGCTCTCGCGGCTGTCGCCTTGTCCTTCTCGTTCTCGCTTCGCCACTCGGTGATGTCGAGCGCGGTTTCCCCCTTGTCATTTTCGACCGTCCGGTCCACGTTGGCGTCGATCAGAAGTTTCGCGACATCCACCGACAAACTCTTGTCCGCGGCGAGCTGAAGAGCCGTGTCCCCCCGGCTCGTCAGCGCGTTCACATTCGCGCTCTTGCCGAGAAGCGCTTTCACGGCATCTTTGTTCCCCTCCCGGGCGGCAAGATGGAGGGGAGTTGCGTTCGTTTCCTCCGCCTGAGCCTCGATTTTGGCGCCGTTCTCCAACAACAGTGCAATGAGTTCAGCGGAGCCGGCTGCCGCCGCCCGATGAAGCGGCAATAAAGCCGACGGAGCCGAGGGATCGGCTCCCTTCGAAAGCAAATACCGGACGGCTTCGGTGCGCCCTAAGAGCGACGCGTAGTGGATCGGCGCCTGCCCCAGCGCATCCTTCGTCCCCGCGAGGCTCGCGTCTTTTTCCAGGATCCGGCGAAGTGCTTCGGTGTCACCTTTAAACGCGGCCTCGTGAACCGGGACGGAAAGGGCGGCCCCCTTCTCGACGAGCAATGAAGCGCATGCCCCGCATCCTCCGTAGACCATCCACTCGAGGGGAGTCGCCCCTTTCCGATCTTTCGCATTCGGCGCGGCACCCGCTTTGAGGAGGATCTCGATAATGCCGGGGTCGAGGGCGTGGCTGAGCGGTGTTCTCTCTCCGCGATCTTTCGAGTCGACCGATCCGCCGGTGGAAACGAGTTTCTGTGTCAAAAGAGTTACGAGGGTTGGCTTCCCATTTTTCACAACGAGATGCAGCGCCGTTTCACCTTTTCGGTTCAGGTGGTCAACCCGGGTCTTCTTCTCGATGAGTAGGGCTGCCACTTTCATCGACCCGAGGAGGCAGCACTCCTGCAACGGGGTGTTCCCCACGCCGTTCATCGTGTTCGGATCCGCTCCGTTCCGGAGAAGAAGTTGCGCGAGATCGGTCCGATCCCCCATGCAGGAGAAATGCAGCGGCCGGTTCCCTCGTCCTCCTTCGGCATTCGCCAGCGCACGCTGCTTTTTAAGGAGCTTCTGGACGAGGGCGATCTTTCCGTCCGCCACGGCGTCGTGAATTTCCCCGTCGTATACTGGCTCCTGGCCTTTATTCCTAAGGAACTCGAAGATCTCCATCGATCCCTCGTCGCCGGCCAGTTCCACCGGCTTCCGACCGACGCGATCCCGGACGGAAAGGTCGGCTCCAGCCGAGACCAGCGTTTTCACGACGTCCGGTTTTGCGGACCGGATTCCCGCTAGCAGCGCTGTTTCGCCCTCGGCGTCGTCGGCGCGGATATCCGCTCCCTTTTTCAGGAGAAGCTTCACAACCTCGTTATTCCCTTTCAGTGCGGCGGTGGTGAGGAGGGAGTTTCCTTTCGTGTCGAGAGTCTTGATGTCGGCGCCCGATTCGATCAGGAGGATCGCGTTCGGCGTATGGCCCGCTTTGATCGCCACCTGTAACGGCGTAATGCCGCCGCCGTCCGGCTCGTTCGGCCCGGCGCCGCCTTTAAGAAGCGTCTCGAGGACGGTCCGGTTGCCGATCCCCGCGGCCAGCGTGAGGGGCGTGAACCCCTCCCGGTTCCGGGCATGCAGGAGGGCGGGTTCTTTCTTAACGATGCGCTGAACGTTGTCGAGCCGCTGCGCCTTGATCGCCGTGAAGAGATCAGGCGCCGTCGGCTTTCCGCACGCGGTGAGGACCACCAGCGCCAGAACCATCTTCCGAATCCGCAGCCTCATGATTTTTCGTCGTACGTTTTTCGTTTCGTCGGGTTCTTGAGCGTCATGTAAGTCTCCACCATCCGTTTTCAGCGACCGGCTGTTCGTCGAAGTCAATCGATTCGAAGGAGTTTATTACCCACTGTCGCTTATACGCCCTTTCTATGAGGCAGCAGCGCAAGGTGTCAAGGTTGATTCATCGCCCTCAGCGGACGTTCGGTGAGACCGGACGAACACCGACCGGTCGAGACAGAGAAGTACGTTGCCAGGATTCCTATTGTTTCGATGCCGAACTCCGATGTGAAGCCGCAAAATCTGGCGACAAGAAAAGATTTCTTTTCGTGGAGATGCTCGTGAGGTAACAGGAAAAGAGCATGGGGCAGGTTCGAGAAAGATCGGTTATTTGGTTCTTGTTTGTTTTGGCTGCCGCAGTCTTTCTGGTTGAGTTTTCCGTGATGTTCATACTCCCGAGTGCCTTGCTCTATTTCCCCATTCATTCTCTCTGGGGCGAGGCAGCCGCAGACGGCGGTATTTTGCTCGTGGTGATCATGCCGATCATTTACGCCTGGGTATTACGCCCGTTGGTCCAAGCCAGGCGGAAGGCTGAGGAAGCCTCCATGGCCAAAGGGCGGTTCTTAGCCAATATGAGTCATGAAATCCGCACGCCGATGAACGGGATCATCGGAATGACGGACCTTGCACTTGAGACGGACCTGACAAAGGAACAACGGGAATATCTGGAGGCCGTGAGTGAATCGGCGGATCGCTTATTGGAGCTTATCAATGAGATTCTCGATTTTTCGAAAATTGAGGCCAAGCATTTGGAACTTACGTTGTTTGAGTTCAGCCTTCGCGATTGTATCCGGGATTGTCTGAGATTGTTGGCGTTGGTCGCGGGTAAGAAGGGTTTGGAACTCGTCTGTGACATTTCGCCGGATGTGCCCGATGGCGTGGTGGGGGACGCCGGCAGACTTCGCCAAGTGATCCTTAATTTGATTGGTAATTCGATTAAATTCACGCATGACGGTGAATTGGGTCTTCGCGTGACATGCCTGTCGCAGACTGAAGCGGAAGCTCAGCTCCACTTCGAAGTCTTCGACACGGGGATCGGAATTCCGGAAGAAAAGCAACAGACCATTTTTGAGGCTTTCTCGCAGGGGGATGCTTCAACTACCCGCAAATATGGTGGAACAGGGCTTGGCCTCACGATTTCGTCGCACCTGGTCCAACTGATGGGAGGGGAAATCGAACTGGAATCGAAACCCGGGAAAGGCAGCCGGTTTCACTTTACGGCTCGTCTCGGACTCCACGGAAAATCCGCCGTGGCTCGCGCTTCATTGAAGGAGGATGATCTCACGGGGGTTCGTGCGCTCGTTGTGGACGATAATGCGACGAACCGCCAGGTGCTCGCAAAACTACTCGCTGCCTGGCAAATAGGCCCGACGGTCGTTGAGAGTGGCGAGGCGGCTCTAGCCGCGCTCGAACAAGCTAACCGATCGAATACGCTGTTTCAATTGGTGCTCACGGATTGCCATATGCCGGGAATGGACGGCTTCGAACTTTCTCGAAGAATCAGGCAGATCCCCGTGTTTTCGAAAGCTCCTATTCTTATGATGCTTACGTCAGGAGGACAACGGGGAGATGCGGCGCGCTGCCGGGAAATCGGAATCGCCGCGTACTTGACGAAGCCGGTCATTCCGTCTGAGTTGTTGGATGCGATCCGGATTTGTCTTGGAAACGTGGCGGGTGCGACGGATCGAAGCCCTCCTGTAACGCGGCATTCCCTGCGAAGGGACCGAGGCGTTCTGAAAATTCTTCTGGCCGAGGACAACCCTGTGAATCAAAAGGTGGTTTCATCTTTGTTAAGGAAGGCCGGGCACGAAGTCTCGGTGGTCGAGAATGGGATCGAGGCTCTCACAGCTGTCGGGAGGGGAAACGTTGACCTGGTTTTCATGGATATGGAGATGCCGGAAATGGATGGAATGGAAGCCACGAGACGCATCCGGGAGTCGGAGAAGGAAATGAGCAGGCATCTTCCGATCATTGCGCTGACAGCACACGCCATGGAGGGAGACCGCGAAAGAATCATGAATGCCGGGATGGACGCCTACGTGTCAAAACCCGTGCGATTGGAGGCATTGCTTCAAGCGATCGAAGACGCAAACAGGCCGGCTGGAAAGGACGATGGGTAGGCATCTCACCGGTACCGCAGCCGATAGCCCACCCTTAGGGCTACAGACGCATGAACAAATCAAGGCTCTGAATTAGTGCGGCAATGGGCGAGTCTTTGTATCGAGTGCGTCGCGGATCGTCCATAGAAGATCGTCCAGCGGGACGGGTTTGGTGAACACGCGGACCGGATGAAGCGGCAAGAGCTCGTTGGATACGCGTTCAGCGAAACCGGATTGAACGATGACGGGAAGCTTGGCAAACCTCGAATCGCTTCGGAGCTTGCGAAGAAGCTCGAGTCCGTTTGAAGTCGGAATCGCCAGATCGAGGAGGAGGAGATCCACGTGTGTTCGCTCCAAGGTTTCCATCGCTTGCTCGGTCGTAAGGGCGGAAATCACCTGGAATCCTTGATTCTTCAATACTCGCGCGTAGGCGTTGATGACCGGCTGCTCGTCGTCGGCAATCAAAATCGTTTTCGGCATGGCTCGATCATACCGAACCGACGCGCTCGATGAAACGGAATGTTTGTTCCCATTTTGGGATGCAGGGGTGGAATATACTTTCCGTGGGTGAGCTTCACCCGGACCTCTCCGCCCGATTTCATTCGAGAACCGGTTTGATGGCGCGGTCGAGATCACCTCGACGGCGAAGGTCGGGAATAAAAAACGGCCTTAGCCAAACACCGTACCCATGCCTGAGACACGGGGGTTTTCGAAAATGCGCGCGCCGAAACCGCCTGTGGCCCGGACTTTGTACTGCTCCCGGTTATGCGTTTCAAATTTGCAATTGTTCGATCGGTTGAAATTTTTATCGGCATTACGATGATGGTTTTCGGGGGATGCGGCTTCGACCACTCGAGGGGAACGGCCTCTTCAGATACGAACTCGGCCGGCGCGGAGAACGATACGGACGTTGTCCGCTACCGCGAGCTTCCGGTCCATTACAAGATCGCTTCAACGATTCCCGCCGAATTTCACGCCGACATTCGTGCGGGATTTTCAAGCTGGAACGAGGCGACCGGCGTCGAAATCTTCGTGTACGACGGTATAAAATCGCTGCAAGACGACCAACTGGCCCCGGATTTCACCGTCAACGAAAACGTCGTTTTACAGACGAATCGCAGCGGTCAATTGGCCGCCGACGCGGCCCAAGGGTCGGATGGGGGGCCGGGACCATTGGCGCGGACGTATCTGAAGGGCGCGACCAAGATCATGGATGCGGATGTTTACCTTTTTGAATTCGATACCTATTTTGTAAACGGCCGGCCCGATACGGGGGACATCTATTCCCTCGAGTCGGTTGTGGCCCACGAGGCAGGCCACATTTTGTTTGGATCCGATCACTCCTCGGACGAAGAAAGCATTATGACGGCGGTGCTCTACCCGAAGGACAACCCAAAGGAGAAACTTGGGCCGAGCCAGAGCGACGCCGACCGATTTGAGGCGGTTTACGCCGACCTAATTGAATAACCTCCGATATTTTCGATCTGGGGTTCTCCCTCGGCGGACAATTGTTTTTCTCGCCGCCCCGCCGTACCATACGGCTCGATGAAAGACCCGCCGAGCAAGGCTGCTCCCTTGGGGCGTGTCGCCGTCATTGACGACGACACGGTCCTATTATCCGCCCTCGAGAGATATCTCTCCCAGTCGGGATATTCCGTGCTCGCCTTCGGCGACCCGCGAAAAGCCGTCGCCTCCTTGGAGTCGCAGGAAGTGGACCTCGTCCTGACGGATGTTTGCATGCCCGACGTGAGCGGAATCGATCTTTGCCGCGAGATCAAGCAACGCAAGCCCGACATTGACGTGGTCGTCA
The Bdellovibrionota bacterium genome window above contains:
- a CDS encoding NHL repeat-containing protein; this encodes MLGGLVRPTATLGAPCVPDDGDRIFGGSVDPSGVAVDTAGNLYVADYAGDQVLGYNSPLTDQTADRMLVGLNDPKGIAFGPDGNLYVVDTKNKQVVRYNSPSFSGPFSVLGSTTHLYWLAIDSLGKFYVSDLKRVFIFDFGSGVTTINVPFAIGGLAVDGAGNLFVSDPKGGRVFEYDSPHVTNQAPNRTITGLNTPIGLTYAGGKLYVADNGDNQIVVYDNPTTNLTPDGFIGAGELHSPDGVAVDGSGNVFVMEEYSNRVLEFDANHVTGASNIQLVSGSPMGGNSATLSWATTAETDLEGFNVAACDNKGTRVQLNPSLIRCEQCITGLGSSYSFIVPDKPAGSTDVFIEVVHQNTTVETFGPAQ
- a CDS encoding DUF6364 family protein; the protein is MQDKTQSGKDKKRNLTLRLDANLIRKARVLAAQRGASISRLLSKQIELLVRDEDRYNVAKRKSLEWIRQGFHLGGKITATRDEWHER
- a CDS encoding PIN domain-containing protein, which codes for MNDDTFVDTNVLIYAHDLDAGRKHEIAADLLEKLWTNRRGVLSTQVLQEFYVNVTRKISHPISKSTAREIVSGYTAWKVENVTSDHVLRASELEERHQLSFWDALIVSAALSAGAERVLSEDMSHQQGILGLRIENPFVP
- a CDS encoding DNA translocase FtsK 4TM domain-containing protein, which codes for MAKEKEDLSTPLRDLAGFLLLAFAIFLFLSLISYSPLDPSLNTKVAGSPSAVHNWCGIGGSYASDIFMQLFGFASFFVPFALVGVAWAVVFRKSWQGASAQASGFILLVLAATLFLALAAGDAARFPPWGGVTGFLLRKLCLAYVGTIGALLAGLTALAVALVLSVRLTFEAFVGKLSFLGDAFLHSREILARAWQRVNRSAARFLELEEKKIEKGMAKIRADVGEPSISVSDSIKVAGEVVTENVLMDDFSIEAPAKEIPIVFPKASDRRSMPQFHTMEEEPEEAKAHKDKRDIRTYKLPDISLLDAPEEQSIAIDREELFRNAQTLEQKLKDFGVFGKVVEVQPGPVITMYEFEPAPGIKVTHVTRLNDDLALALKAMSVRITPLPGKAVIGIEVANRQRQVVYLKDVIADDVFKQGSSRLTFALGKDISGTPFVTDLRKMPHLLVAGATGSGKSVSVNSMILSVLYKSTPDEVRMILVDPKMLELSFYDNIPHLLLPVVTDPRKASAALRWAVLEMEHRYRFMADIGVRNIEGYNKKVPKILDGKVSPEEAKKSAQDLSLPEDLLASGEKVKPEEHTGPMPYIMIVIDELADLMMISSREVEESIIRLSQMARAAGIHLLLATQRPSVDVITGVIKANMPARISFQVSSKIDSRTILDANGAELLLGAGDMLFLPPGTSKLERIHGAFVTDNEVKRVTDFWKEQGSPDYDHEILRVQQEEMEREASGEGEDNEMYQQALNIIRLHRVASISMIQRKLRIGYNRAARIVERMDDEGWLAPGEVGKPREVRMSRFEV
- a CDS encoding outer membrane lipoprotein carrier protein LolA — encoded protein: MFKKIIPAACLLTWAVSANGAEVQGVVDQLQKSYDHIQSIEANFEQTYRSKRFDEKINRGKLAIVKPGKMRWDYREPKGKVLVSNGKEILLYDPEDHQALVTPQPAQSDLPVALAFLWGGAKLTDKFTVSLKGEKKTEDKQETTLRCLPKEPIPNVKEVFLTVRSGEPMLVVASRVIDSLEGESEIRFTDIRVNPSIENRRFEFKPPKNTPIVSMPSLNVKP
- a CDS encoding ankyrin repeat domain-containing protein produces the protein MRLRIRKMVLALVVLTACGKPTAPDLFTAIKAQRLDNVQRIVKKEPALLHARNREGFTPLTLAAGIGNRTVLETLLKGGAGPNEPDGGGITPLQVAIKAGHTPNAILLIESGADIKTLDTKGNSLLTTAALKGNNEVVKLLLKKGADIRADDAEGETALLAGIRSAKPDVVKTLVSAGADLSVRDRVGRKPVELAGDEGSMEIFEFLRNKGQEPVYDGEIHDAVADGKIALVQKLLKKQRALANAEGGRGNRPLHFSCMGDRTDLAQLLLRNGADPNTMNGVGNTPLQECCLLGSMKVAALLIEKKTRVDHLNRKGETALHLVVKNGKPTLVTLLTQKLVSTGGSVDSKDRGERTPLSHALDPGIIEILLKAGAAPNAKDRKGATPLEWMVYGGCGACASLLVEKGAALSVPVHEAAFKGDTEALRRILEKDASLAGTKDALGQAPIHYASLLGRTEAVRYLLSKGADPSAPSALLPLHRAAAAGSAELIALLLENGAKIEAQAEETNATPLHLAAREGNKDAVKALLGKSANVNALTSRGDTALQLAADKSLSVDVAKLLIDANVDRTVENDKGETALDITEWRSENEKDKATAARAKEFARLIVKGPAK